In the Salvia miltiorrhiza cultivar Shanhuang (shh) chromosome 8, IMPLAD_Smil_shh, whole genome shotgun sequence genome, TGACCTGCATCTGGTCGAAGAATTCCATGGCACGACGGAGGTTTCTTGCTTTACACATACTATTGATCAGAGAAGTATAAGTGACTACATTGGGAGACAAGCCATTCCTAACCATCTCCGCGTGCAAAACAAGAGCTTGGTGAAAATTCCCCTCTTTACAGTACCCGTTGATAAGTGTATTATATGTAACTTCATTTGGAACCAAGCCTTGATCCTTCATCTCCATAAAAACCTTGCTCGTCTCCCTCATCCTCCCTTCTCGACACAATCCATTTATGATAACGTTGTATGTAATCACATTCGGCTCCAAATTCTTTTCCCACATCAGTTCCAGCAATGCATACGCCTCGTTGATGTTGCCCGATTTACAATAGGCATCTATCAAGGTATTATATGTAACCACATTGGGCAAACAACCCTTTTTCTCCATCTTCTCAAAGAAATCCAATCCCCTATCTATATTCTTATTTGCACACAGCCCTCTGATCAATATATTGTAAGTGAAAACATTGGGTGAAACATCTTTATCTATCATGTCATCATACACAGTTTTGGCTAACTCAACACACCCACAAGCCTTACTCCGAATAATGGCCTCCAAAATCGAATTGTATGACAACACACTAGGCATGAACCCGTGACTTCTAGCCAAATTCACAAAATTCAAAGCTCTATCAATCTGCTTCAAATTAGACAACGCTTTTACCATCAAATCAATCACCGCGGAGCTGGAGTTGCAGACCTGGTACGTGTCGACAAGACACGAAAAGACCAAATCGCCCCTTTCGTCGGGGGGAAAAGTCAGGGCGGCTTCGTCCGCCAGTGATTGGGCGGTTTTGTAGAGCTTGAAGCGCGTGAGAATGTGAATGGAGAGACAGAGGCATTGGAGCTGGTTGCTGAAGAAGGGAAATTTGCGAGCCCAAGTGAGGAACTTTAGGATTAGGGTCTGGTTGTTTTGGGATTGGAGGAGTAAACAGGAGGTGGCTGCAGGGGTAAATTTGGGAATTAAGGGGTTGAGGAGTGAGGGATGGTGGTATTTGAGGATTGATATGGCATTGTCAACGAGGAAGGTATCCGGCGGAGAGGAgtaaggcggcggcggcggcggcggcggatgtAGTGAATTGACTGCTTTGGATTGGCAAGTGAGGGCGTGGAGCGCTCTGTGTAGAGATTTTGGGAGAGGCATCTCCGACGAAAGCAAAATCACAAGTCGTTTTGGCGCCGTCCAACAAATATACCAACTAAGGGATGCGTAAATCTAGCCCCAAAACTTGAAATTTTTAATTCCATAAAATTTGAGTATGAATGATAATCCAATAATCTGATATAGTTGACCTGAAAACAGTTCTAATTCTATAAATTGATTCGAAAACAATGTGTTGGTCAAATTATTACGTGattatattttgattcaatatttaaAAGTTATATTCATTATTTTACTTTCATATGTTTTTagtcatttaagaaaaaaagaaaaaagaaaaatgtgtgCAACATTATTCTTCTAACagtcatatataaattgatgtTAAAATGTCACTTgtttatttgtatatttatatgttaCAATATAGAATTGACAATAGGAATATATtagttaaattttttttataaagctTGAAGCCTGACTAACCCGATGGGTCAGTCCGAAATCCAAAAATTTAAGATTAGGATGAagaatttataatttgaaaaaaaaaatcaaccaaaTAAATGAATAGAAGTGGTCCAATTAACTGACAAACATGATTTTTGTACCTCAATTttacatgatttgttgtcattttccttcatattttgcttgtgaatgcttgtttgtgccctaatgttgagttttatgaagatttgattttttggtgtagttttggagtgatttcaaaaaaaaaataaaggattaattgaaggattttgaagacatgataTTGAAGTATGTCTCGAGAGAAATCCGTGaacgcaaacggcgaccaaatccaaGTCCGGACGAGGGAAAACGGAGCAAAACcagcggactgcgcataaagcccaggaCCCCGCGGGCCCCTGCTCCAGAAGCGCCAGAACGCGCCcacggtccgggccgcggccgcgAGCCCCTCCAATAGCTTTCACACGGTCCTGTACCGCGGTCAAAAGGTGGAATTGCTCATTTTGTGGGCCCTAGGCGAGATTTTCAGCCCATATACCTTTTCAACCTTCAATTTGGGGGATTCATCACATTCTCTACCATTCTTCACCtctccaaaccctagcctccaattttcttctccaacccatcattttcttctaccattttctctcttccacacattagaacaacaccaaaatcaaagaaagaagggaAAGACTTGGAAATGAgttcatcaagactacatgattgaagatcaagattataggatttgtctgtgaatctctatctctctatatctttatttaattatgttttcttatgacttgagatttgcttttattatgaatatgattggttaaaatctcttatcttagggattagattagatggatttgtaattgattgatttctttgttcaatttatatcttgattgtgcttattgttatcttttcaagccctagatttatctattgtatgattggttggccaccttttgtgcatttctaatttgtgatttgaatcgggagagaataattacaatagattagctaggagtttgaaacatatcatctcaataaccgggaggttgagagttgggtgagggcttgttgatcttttgtgctcttgggaattataggttagaaattgaacggcgacggcaattatgacccgtagtctactgttttagtcgtccgggatggggctaaaactagtggggagatcgccctagataagtagataactttccttcgagtcattccccaatttattatctaagtttatgttattggtATTTAGtttacttgctttaatttaGTTTTGCTTTAGTTATCAACATCTCTTGattttggttgtctaaatagaatgaaaacaacttattagtatttagaagtttgaattcaccaatccttgtgggatacaatCTTACTTCCACTTATTGCAACCAT is a window encoding:
- the LOC131000827 gene encoding pentatricopeptide repeat-containing protein At5g39710 — its product is MPLPKSLHRALHALTCQSKAVNSLHPPPPPPPPYSSPPDTFLVDNAISILKYHHPSLLNPLIPKFTPAATSCLLLQSQNNQTLILKFLTWARKFPFFSNQLQCLCLSIHILTRFKLYKTAQSLADEAALTFPPDERGDLVFSCLVDTYQVCNSSSAVIDLMVKALSNLKQIDRALNFVNLARSHGFMPSVLSYNSILEAIIRSKACGCVELAKTVYDDMIDKDVSPNVFTYNILIRGLCANKNIDRGLDFFEKMEKKGCLPNVVTYNTLIDAYCKSGNINEAYALLELMWEKNLEPNVITYNVIINGLCREGRMRETSKVFMEMKDQGLVPNEVTYNTLINGYCKEGNFHQALVLHAEMVRNGLSPNVVTYTSLINSMCKARNLRRAMEFFDQMQVRGLNPNEKTYTTLIDGFCQQGFMDEAYRILNEMIARGFSPSIVTYNALINGHCVAGRIDNGVDVIKDMTAKGVSPDVVSYSTIISGFSRDSRLEEAFQMREEMVKKGIIPDAITYSSLMQGLCAERRLTDAREMFEDMWRLGLQPDKCTYTTLINACCAEDDMKSAMYLHNEMINKGFLPDVVTYSVLINGLNKQVRSKEAKRLLFKLFYEEHVPYDVTCDLLIESCTSIEFQSGVALMKGFCLKGLMNEADRVFEAMLQSNHKPSEAVYNVLIHGHCKAKNLQKAIDLYREMVQIELVPHAVTIIALARELHKVGRTEELNQILQDTLRSCKVIDGDRAKVLLEVNYKEGNMDNVFHILQEMSKDGLLPNDFRTA